The archaeon CG10_big_fil_rev_8_21_14_0_10_43_11 genome includes a window with the following:
- a CDS encoding dihydrolipoamide dehydrogenase has protein sequence MIKSYDVVVIGSGSGLIIANKAAQSGLKTALVDKGPMGGTCLNVGCIPSKLLIHPADVIMDIRNAKNFGIQTRISTVSFEKIMNRMRSIVSKENQELTAGVKGFRGWDFYQGSGEFIDNYTLQVGAQKIKGKHIFIVAGSRPFIPPIKGLDTVEYLTNESVLTVKHAPKSMIIIGGGYISVEFAHFLEAMGITITILQRANSLVTQSELDIARALEKELKKRMTIVTGIDVSEVKKTKSGVSVTGYNRNTKKKQTFGAKTILVATGRVSNADQLRVEKTGVNVNERGFIEVDEYLQTSKKNIWALGDVIGAFMFKHMANREASVVWKNRGAKKKQKIDYTAVPSAIFTHPQIASVGLTEEQAKKERDVLVGVARYSDVPMGLAMRDTTGFAKAIVDAETRKIVGFHIIGPHASILIQEVVNAMSLGGELKNIGAGMHIHPALPELVIKTLNNIA, from the coding sequence GTGATAAAATCATATGACGTGGTTGTAATTGGTTCAGGCTCAGGGCTTATTATTGCAAATAAGGCGGCACAAAGTGGTTTGAAAACAGCGCTGGTGGATAAAGGGCCGATGGGGGGAACCTGTCTTAATGTGGGGTGTATTCCTTCCAAACTGCTTATTCATCCGGCTGACGTTATTATGGACATTCGAAACGCAAAAAATTTTGGCATACAGACAAGGATTTCAACTGTTTCTTTTGAAAAAATAATGAATCGCATGCGAAGTATTGTGAGCAAAGAAAATCAGGAACTAACCGCCGGGGTCAAAGGTTTTCGCGGCTGGGATTTTTATCAGGGAAGCGGTGAGTTTATTGATAACTACACTCTTCAGGTTGGTGCGCAGAAAATCAAAGGAAAACATATTTTTATTGTTGCAGGTTCACGACCCTTTATTCCGCCAATAAAAGGATTAGACACGGTAGAGTACTTGACAAACGAGTCTGTTCTTACCGTAAAGCACGCGCCTAAAAGCATGATTATTATTGGTGGCGGCTATATTTCTGTTGAGTTTGCACATTTTCTTGAAGCAATGGGCATTACTATTACTATACTTCAAAGGGCAAACAGTCTTGTAACCCAAAGTGAGCTAGACATAGCGCGAGCGCTTGAAAAAGAGCTTAAAAAAAGGATGACTATAGTGACGGGCATTGACGTGAGTGAAGTGAAAAAAACAAAAAGTGGCGTGAGCGTAACTGGCTACAACCGTAACACAAAGAAGAAACAGACGTTTGGGGCAAAGACCATTCTTGTTGCAACAGGAAGAGTATCAAACGCAGACCAGTTGCGTGTTGAAAAAACTGGCGTGAACGTAAACGAGCGGGGTTTTATTGAAGTTGATGAGTATTTGCAAACAAGCAAGAAAAATATTTGGGCGCTTGGCGACGTGATTGGAGCATTCATGTTCAAGCACATGGCAAATCGTGAAGCAAGTGTTGTGTGGAAAAACAGGGGTGCAAAAAAGAAACAAAAAATTGATTATACTGCGGTGCCAAGCGCAATATTTACCCATCCTCAAATCGCGAGCGTAGGGCTTACTGAAGAACAGGCAAAAAAAGAGCGTGACGTGCTTGTGGGGGTTGCGCGCTATTCTGATGTGCCAATGGGTCTTGCAATGAGGGATACAACTGGTTTTGCTAAAGCCATTGTTGATGCTGAAACTCGAAAAATAGTTGGATTTCACATCATTGGTCCGCACGCGTCTATTCTTATCCAGGAAGTAGTGAATGCTATGAGTCTTGGTGGGGAATTAAAAAATATTGGGGCAGGAATGCATATCCATCCCGCGCTTCCAGAACTGGTTATTAAAACGCTTAACAACATTGCATGA
- a CDS encoding TspO protein: MVFLFSRKKSVSNRLKTLIDDLYANSAFRIFFFASLPVLAAIIGFVFTYQKIDTWYAILNKPWFTPPNAVFGPVGSTLYLLMIVSAILVATHKKVNSSDAKQGFIWFTKQLALNTLWSIAFFGLENLFVGLLVILLLIASVLITMQYFYRVSKPAAYLLIPYLVWISFATLLNLGVWLLN; this comes from the coding sequence ATGGTCTTCTTGTTTTCACGCAAAAAAAGCGTTTCAAATAGATTAAAAACGCTCATAGATGACCTGTATGCTAACTCTGCATTTCGAATCTTCTTTTTTGCATCACTTCCCGTTCTTGCGGCGATTATTGGTTTTGTTTTCACCTACCAAAAAATAGACACCTGGTACGCGATTCTCAATAAGCCATGGTTTACTCCACCAAACGCGGTGTTTGGACCAGTCGGGTCAACACTCTATCTTTTGATGATTGTCTCAGCAATTCTTGTTGCAACGCACAAAAAAGTCAATTCCTCTGATGCAAAACAGGGATTTATCTGGTTTACAAAACAACTCGCCCTCAACACGCTCTGGTCAATTGCGTTTTTTGGCCTTGAAAACCTGTTTGTTGGACTGCTTGTTATCCTGCTTCTTATCGCATCAGTTCTCATTACTATGCAGTATTTTTACCGCGTGTCAAAACCAGCAGCATACCTTCTTATACCCTATCTTGTGTGGATTAGCTTTGCAACACTTCTCAACCTTGGCGTTTGGTTGCTTAATTAA
- a CDS encoding isoleucine--tRNA ligase, translated as MSFDDYTITSDWEKKVLAFWKKEGLNEKVLNKNEGSKRTFSFFDGPPTANNPMGVHHAWGRTYKDTYLRFKRMRGYHARAQPGFDCQGLWVEVEVEKDLKLKNKKEIEKYGIGKFCRTCKERVLHFSKDWIKLSKQLGMVMDWDKPYYTMSDENNELVWTFLKKCHENGWLEQSERVSPWCPRCETSLSSHEVAGEYADRTHESVYVKYPLAGKKGEYLLVWTTTPWTLPSNVAVAVHPDLEYARIKHKGDILYLAKDLISALEGKHEVVGTLRGAEMEGVVYDNTFLELPQQHGVTPRVIVSTEVSNEEGTGMVHIAPGHGEIDYQLGKENDLPVLSPVNDDATYDKTAGFLQGKTVMQGNALVKKHFEKLGLLYTTRNVAHRYPTCWRCHSDLIYKTTRGWHILSDEIRPRMIREAKKVVWYPTGIRNRMLDWLNGMKDWNISRKRYWGNPLPIWKCDSCSAYEVIGSRNELARKAIKGMDSLKELHRPWIDKVVLKCPDCKSEMHRIKEVGDCWLDAGVMPFSTLDYLTDKKQWRKWFPADFITEMMEQVRLWFYAMLFISVTLEDRAPYKMVLGHGMVLDEKAESMHKSKGNAIWGEDALEKFGGDVMRWMYSDANPAMSMRFGYTIAREAKNTLNVLLNTAKFVRTYCELNEFSPRDVKALDFESRWIISRLNSTIRKVTDELRGLHPHFAKKAVEDFFLNDFSRWYVKLIRAKVKKESEYKYKEGVLSTLYTVMREVTQLCAPFLPFLSEAIYQSYFKQFEKEESVHLLSWPTSKDARIDLGVEKEMETVQHVVERVLALRDEKGLRIRWPLQVAYTQKKLSQEAKALVADMCNVLEVKTVKIKPHNAHGTDAASIDIKETKELAHLGLVREITRTVQAFRKENTLSVGSEQSMTYKADKTVSEVIASEQENLFKLTSTRLEPGNAKKEFTLKVRDTSHKLALSLVT; from the coding sequence ATGAGTTTTGATGATTACACAATTACTTCTGATTGGGAAAAAAAAGTGTTAGCATTCTGGAAAAAAGAAGGACTCAACGAGAAAGTCTTAAACAAGAATGAAGGTTCAAAGCGAACATTCTCGTTTTTTGACGGGCCACCAACGGCAAACAACCCAATGGGAGTTCATCACGCGTGGGGCAGAACCTACAAAGACACCTATCTTCGCTTTAAACGTATGCGCGGGTATCACGCACGTGCACAGCCTGGTTTTGACTGTCAGGGATTGTGGGTTGAAGTTGAAGTTGAAAAAGATTTGAAGCTCAAAAACAAAAAAGAAATTGAAAAATATGGTATTGGCAAGTTTTGCAGAACATGCAAAGAACGCGTGCTTCACTTTTCAAAGGACTGGATTAAGCTCTCAAAGCAGTTAGGCATGGTCATGGATTGGGATAAACCCTATTATACCATGAGCGATGAAAATAACGAACTGGTCTGGACATTCTTAAAAAAGTGTCATGAAAATGGGTGGCTTGAGCAAAGCGAGCGCGTAAGCCCGTGGTGTCCTCGTTGCGAAACCAGTCTTTCTTCTCACGAAGTTGCAGGCGAATACGCTGACCGCACACACGAATCAGTGTACGTCAAATACCCGCTTGCAGGAAAAAAAGGAGAGTACTTGTTGGTATGGACTACAACGCCCTGGACGCTTCCTTCAAACGTAGCTGTTGCAGTGCATCCTGACCTGGAATATGCGCGCATAAAACACAAAGGCGACATTCTCTACCTTGCAAAAGATTTGATTTCAGCCCTTGAGGGAAAACACGAGGTGGTGGGGACGCTTCGCGGCGCTGAGATGGAAGGTGTTGTGTATGATAACACGTTTTTAGAACTGCCTCAACAGCACGGCGTAACGCCCCGCGTGATTGTAAGCACTGAGGTAAGTAATGAAGAAGGAACAGGTATGGTTCATATCGCGCCGGGCCATGGTGAGATTGATTACCAGCTTGGAAAAGAAAATGATTTACCAGTTCTCTCACCAGTTAATGATGATGCAACGTATGATAAGACTGCTGGTTTTTTGCAAGGAAAAACAGTAATGCAGGGTAATGCGCTTGTAAAAAAACATTTTGAGAAATTAGGATTGCTCTACACCACACGAAACGTTGCGCACCGTTATCCAACGTGCTGGCGCTGCCATTCTGATTTAATTTACAAAACAACGCGCGGCTGGCACATTCTATCTGATGAGATTCGTCCAAGAATGATACGTGAAGCAAAAAAAGTAGTATGGTATCCAACGGGTATTCGAAACCGTATGCTTGATTGGCTCAACGGCATGAAAGACTGGAATATTTCTCGAAAACGCTATTGGGGAAACCCCCTACCTATCTGGAAATGCGATTCGTGCAGCGCATATGAAGTGATTGGAAGCAGAAATGAGCTTGCCAGAAAAGCAATCAAAGGAATGGACAGTCTCAAAGAATTGCACAGGCCATGGATTGACAAAGTAGTTCTCAAATGCCCTGACTGCAAAAGCGAAATGCATCGCATCAAAGAAGTAGGTGATTGCTGGCTTGATGCGGGTGTCATGCCATTCTCAACCCTTGATTATCTTACTGACAAAAAGCAATGGAGAAAATGGTTCCCCGCAGATTTCATCACAGAAATGATGGAACAAGTGCGCTTATGGTTTTATGCCATGCTCTTTATTAGCGTCACACTTGAAGACCGCGCGCCATACAAGATGGTGCTTGGCCATGGCATGGTGCTTGACGAAAAAGCAGAGAGTATGCACAAATCAAAAGGAAACGCGATTTGGGGTGAAGACGCGCTTGAAAAGTTTGGTGGCGACGTGATGCGCTGGATGTATTCTGATGCAAACCCTGCAATGTCTATGCGCTTTGGCTACACAATCGCACGAGAAGCAAAAAACACGCTTAATGTGCTTTTGAACACGGCAAAATTCGTGCGCACGTACTGCGAACTCAATGAGTTCTCACCACGAGACGTAAAAGCACTTGATTTTGAGAGCCGCTGGATAATCTCACGGCTCAACTCAACGATTCGCAAAGTAACTGATGAACTGCGTGGGTTGCATCCGCACTTTGCAAAAAAAGCCGTAGAAGATTTCTTTCTCAACGACTTTAGCAGGTGGTATGTCAAGCTTATTCGCGCAAAAGTAAAAAAAGAAAGTGAGTACAAGTACAAGGAGGGTGTTCTTAGCACACTCTACACGGTCATGCGCGAAGTAACACAACTGTGCGCGCCATTCCTGCCGTTTTTGAGTGAAGCAATATACCAATCATACTTTAAGCAGTTTGAAAAAGAAGAAAGCGTACACTTGCTATCTTGGCCAACATCAAAAGATGCACGCATTGATTTAGGTGTTGAAAAAGAAATGGAAACAGTTCAGCACGTTGTTGAACGCGTGCTTGCACTTCGTGATGAGAAAGGTCTTAGAATTCGCTGGCCACTTCAAGTAGCATACACACAAAAGAAATTGTCACAAGAAGCAAAAGCGCTCGTAGCAGATATGTGCAATGTGCTTGAAGTAAAAACCGTGAAGATAAAACCACATAATGCACACGGCACAGATGCGGCAAGCATTGACATAAAAGAAACAAAAGAGCTCGCACATCTTGGCTTGGTTCGTGAGATTACGCGGACCGTGCAGGCGTTTAGAAAAGAGAATACATTGAGCGTTGGAAGCGAGCAATCAATGACATACAAAGCAGATAAAACCGTTTCAGAGGTAATTGCAAGCGAGCAAGAAAATCTTTTTAAATTGACAAGCACTCGGTTAGAACCGGGAAACGCAAAGAAAGAATTCACGCTTAAAGTGCGTGATACCTCGCATAAACTCGCGCTTTCACTAGTAACGTGA
- the thiI gene encoding tRNA 4-thiouridine(8) synthase ThiI, which translates to MLVMTINYTHVVAHYAEIIIKGKNRSFFESTLLQNARSILSDSAIHVHRRAGRLVVELSKPFNNVRSDFKRILGIVNFSPCLVVKSEIDEIKKAALTIAKYANATTFKISTQRAWKQFPLNSQQINEDVGAHVLKKTKKNVRMKNPGLTITIEVTPQETYVHAETYDAFGGLPSGTAGKIVSLLSGGIDSPVSSFLMMKRGATVVLVHCMNKTIISSGVQDKIEQLAKQLARYQLNMRLYIVPFDAVQREIVKHVSPRYRMIVYRRFMLRIGERVMKKEGAKALVTGDSLSQVASQTLDNLRAVRSVTDQIILSPLIGSNKQEIIDLAEKIGTYPISILPYNDCCSFLVAKHPELNAKSSQIDLFEKSLDIKELVYSAVRNAKRITY; encoded by the coding sequence ATGTTAGTGATGACTATTAATTACACGCATGTTGTAGCACACTACGCTGAGATTATAATAAAGGGAAAAAACCGCTCATTTTTTGAATCAACGCTCCTGCAAAACGCGCGCTCAATTCTCTCAGACTCAGCAATTCACGTGCACCGCCGCGCAGGACGGCTTGTTGTTGAACTTTCAAAACCGTTCAACAATGTTAGATCTGATTTTAAGCGCATTCTTGGCATTGTCAACTTTTCACCATGCCTTGTTGTTAAAAGCGAGATTGATGAGATTAAAAAAGCAGCGCTTACTATTGCAAAATACGCAAATGCAACCACGTTTAAAATCAGCACGCAACGCGCATGGAAACAATTTCCTCTTAACTCACAACAAATCAACGAAGACGTTGGCGCTCATGTTCTCAAAAAAACAAAGAAAAACGTGCGCATGAAAAATCCGGGACTCACTATCACCATTGAAGTTACTCCGCAAGAAACATATGTACACGCAGAAACATATGATGCTTTTGGCGGCCTGCCAAGCGGGACTGCAGGAAAAATAGTATCGCTTCTCTCAGGGGGTATTGACAGCCCGGTATCTTCATTTCTTATGATGAAGCGCGGCGCAACAGTCGTGCTGGTGCATTGCATGAACAAAACTATTATTTCAAGCGGTGTACAAGACAAAATAGAGCAGCTTGCAAAGCAACTTGCGCGCTACCAGCTTAATATGCGCCTCTACATTGTTCCTTTTGATGCTGTGCAGCGAGAAATTGTCAAGCACGTTTCTCCACGCTACCGCATGATTGTGTACCGCCGTTTCATGCTGCGCATTGGCGAGCGCGTGATGAAAAAAGAAGGCGCAAAAGCGCTTGTTACGGGGGATAGCTTGTCACAGGTAGCATCACAAACCCTTGACAACCTGCGAGCGGTTCGAAGCGTTACAGACCAGATTATTTTAAGCCCGCTTATTGGTTCAAATAAACAGGAAATCATTGACCTTGCAGAAAAAATTGGAACCTATCCTATTTCAATTCTGCCCTACAATGATTGTTGCAGTTTTCTTGTAGCAAAACATCCTGAGCTTAACGCAAAATCATCCCAGATAGACTTGTTTGAAAAATCCCTTGATATCAAAGAACTGGTTTATAGTGCGGTAAGAAATGCAAAACGCATCACGTATTGA
- a CDS encoding phenylalanine--tRNA ligase subunit beta, which yields MVVLDTTLSRMQDLLSEKISVDELEKTLFDMGFELESGAGDKIKIELTHDRPDLIAPQGLARALRYYRKKQRGLPHYKIVDNNAQFIVDASVKKIRPYAVGCIIRNITFTDALIKEIIWVQEKLHATLGRDRKKAAIGIYPLEHIKTPITYQAESPKEIQFVPLGKTREMNASDILRTHETGQKYAHLLNGCKTYPVIRDAKKRVLSMPPIINSNQTGRVTKETNAVFMEVTGTHLPTINSVLTILATMFGEEGATIEIMHTKMQGKTIKTPALEPMRMRVGVENVSETLGVDFTEENIADLLAKMGYETSRFRSGVLEARTLPYRVDVWHEIDIIDDVARAYGFNNVGTELPNVATTGNLLERTRLLDSIRDVMVGLGLSETFTFALSTKQDQYSRMNIKEDVHVSVGKSKAPIDMVRTWLLPELMKNLEQNAHKQYPISLFEASDVVLLDDVSDIKTRNETRLAALLCAGDADFTRIKSVLDAVFRALNIEYSLKESKHASFIKGRVGDVFVGKKKVGVIGEVHPKVITTFGIELPIAAFEIDIESVL from the coding sequence AAGATAAAAATCGAACTCACGCACGACCGTCCTGACTTGATTGCACCGCAAGGACTTGCACGAGCACTGCGTTATTATCGAAAAAAACAACGCGGACTGCCCCACTACAAAATAGTTGACAACAACGCGCAGTTCATTGTTGATGCAAGTGTTAAAAAAATTCGACCCTACGCAGTTGGCTGCATTATCAGAAATATCACGTTTACTGACGCATTAATTAAGGAAATAATTTGGGTGCAGGAAAAACTGCACGCAACACTTGGTCGTGACCGAAAAAAAGCAGCAATCGGGATTTATCCTCTTGAACACATTAAAACCCCCATTACCTATCAAGCAGAAAGCCCAAAAGAGATTCAGTTTGTCCCGCTTGGCAAAACACGTGAAATGAACGCTAGTGATATTTTGCGAACGCATGAAACAGGTCAAAAGTATGCGCACTTGCTTAACGGATGCAAAACATATCCTGTTATTCGAGATGCAAAAAAACGCGTGCTTTCAATGCCGCCAATTATTAACAGCAATCAAACCGGCCGTGTGACCAAAGAAACAAATGCAGTGTTTATGGAAGTCACCGGAACGCATTTACCAACCATTAACAGCGTGCTCACTATTCTTGCAACAATGTTTGGTGAGGAAGGCGCAACAATTGAAATAATGCACACAAAAATGCAGGGTAAAACAATCAAGACACCGGCACTTGAGCCCATGCGCATGCGCGTGGGTGTTGAGAACGTGAGTGAAACGCTTGGTGTGGATTTTACTGAAGAAAACATTGCTGACTTGCTCGCAAAGATGGGCTATGAAACATCTCGTTTTAGAAGCGGAGTTCTTGAAGCCCGAACACTTCCCTATCGTGTTGATGTGTGGCACGAGATTGATATAATTGATGATGTTGCACGCGCGTACGGGTTTAACAATGTAGGAACTGAACTGCCAAATGTAGCAACAACAGGCAACCTGCTGGAGCGCACCCGTCTTCTTGACAGTATTCGCGATGTCATGGTTGGCCTTGGACTGAGTGAAACGTTCACGTTTGCATTAAGCACAAAACAGGACCAGTACTCACGCATGAACATCAAAGAAGACGTGCATGTAAGCGTGGGAAAGTCAAAAGCACCAATTGATATGGTCCGAACGTGGTTGCTTCCTGAATTAATGAAAAATCTTGAGCAAAACGCGCACAAACAGTACCCAATTAGCCTGTTTGAGGCAAGTGATGTTGTCCTCCTTGATGATGTGTCAGACATAAAAACACGAAACGAAACCAGACTTGCCGCGCTCCTGTGCGCGGGCGATGCTGATTTTACGCGCATCAAAAGCGTTCTTGACGCAGTGTTTCGCGCACTCAACATAGAATACTCATTAAAAGAATCAAAGCACGCAAGCTTCATTAAAGGACGCGTGGGCGACGTGTTTGTTGGCAAAAAGAAAGTGGGCGTGATTGGTGAAGTACATCCAAAAGTAATTACAACATTTGGTATTGAACTGCCTATTGCCGCGTTTGAAATTGATATTGAGTCAGTCTTATGA